A region of Salvia splendens isolate huo1 chromosome 17, SspV2, whole genome shotgun sequence DNA encodes the following proteins:
- the LOC121773970 gene encoding putative E3 ubiquitin-protein ligase XBAT35 isoform X1, producing MGQRQSKDELLYQQANSGNIEGVKALHRDGAGLEWVDKEGKTPLIAACMNPQLFNVAKTLIELGANVSAYHPGPHNGTPLHHAAKRGLEPTVKLLLSHGANALQMNDYGQTPLDLARAKGHASVVRAIEGHVCLFSGFLRELYGPGFLEHLAPQLLSRKIWVVILPIGSRKLYKPFKLELVIYSGVQEGQPRTIIPLWKANLEEPNFNQPDPVAVLSNISRIRKHWRRKRSIKACQMPIYSRFKLAPLHDSEKQHLQRFCNACKGIPQKQVRHPFVPFNNQVPSAPTVSIPTFEDEELARAINASLESSPHKIPPNMDMYVGSVTHPSTSPANVVNSSNHAKSYASEASASHTAYRNKFGVQEADPSGNPATPKISYPVTSPTAPVAHPAATDDGPIWYPSNDMSPVHASSPSEASTSPSSQENGEDASHPSCTICLDAPVEGACIPCGHMAGCMMCLNEIKGKNWGCPVCRTNIEQVVRIYAV from the exons ATGGGGCAGAGGCAATCAAAAGATGAATTACTATACCAGCAAGCAAATTCTGGAAATATTGAAGGCGTCAAAGCGCTCCACAGAGATGGTGCCGGTCTTGAG TGGGTTGATAAAGAGGGGAAGACTCCACTCATTGCAGCTTGTATGAATCCACAGCTTTTTAATGTAGCCAAAACATTAATTGAATTGGGTGCTAATGTCAGTGCCTACCATCCAG GTCCACATAATGGAACACCCCTGCATCATGCTGCAAAAAGAGGCCTCGAGCCGACTGTGAAGTTACTTCTTTCACATGGAG CTAATGCACTGCAAATGAATGATTATGGCCAAACCCCTCTTGATCTTGCTAGAGCCAAGGGGCATGCTAGTGTTGTCAGAGCAATAGAG GGGCATGTGTGCTTATTCTCTGGTTTTCTGCGGGAACTTTATGGACCTGGCTTTCTGGAACATCTGGCTCCACAGTTGCTTTCAAGAAAAAT ATGGGTGGTTATTTTGCCTATTGGTTCCCGCAAACTGTACAAACCTTTCAAGTTGGAGCTCGTGATATACTCTGGTGTACAG GAAGGCCAACCACGTACAATTATTCCACTCTGGAAGGCCAATTTAGAGGAACCTAATTTTAACCAGCCTGATCCTGTGGCTGTATTATCTAATATTTCAAGAA TCCGGAAACACTGGAGGAGAAAGCGATCTATTAAGGCCTGCCAAATGCCGATAT ATTCTCGTTTCAAACTTGCACCTTTACATGATAGTGAGAAACAGCACCTGCAGCGCTTTTGTAATGCTTGCAAAGGAATTCCTCag AAACAGGTGAGGCATCCATTTGTTCCTTTCAACAACCAAGTCCCTTCTGCTCCTACTGTTTCGATACCAACTTTTGAAGACGAAGAATTAGCTAGGGCAATAAATGCCTCCCTTGAGTCTTCCCCACATAAAATCCCACCAAACATGGATATGTATGTTGGATCTGTTACACACCCGTCCACAAGTCCAGCCAACGTTGTAAACAGTTCCAATCACGCAAAGAGTTATGCTAGTGAGGCTTCTGCTAGCCACACGGCATATAGAAACAAATTTGGAGTTCAAGAAGCTGATCCATCTGGCAATCCTGCAACTCCGAAAATTTCTTATCCTGTCACTAGTCCAACAGCTCCCGTCGCACATCCAGCAGCTACAGATGATGGTCCAATATGGTATCCTTCAAATGACATGAGCCCCGTCCACGCATCTTCTCCCTCTGAGGCATCCACGTCCCCAAGCAGTCAAGAAAATGGCGAAGATGCTTCACATCCATCTTGTACAATATGCCTGGATGCTCCAGTAGAGGGAGCTTGCATTCCATGTGGACACATGGCAGGATGCATGATGTGTTTGAATGAGATTAAGGGCAAGAACTGGGGTTGCCCTGTTTGTCGCACCAATATTGAGCAGGTCGTACGGATTTACGCTGTCTAG
- the LOC121773970 gene encoding putative E3 ubiquitin-protein ligase XBAT35 isoform X2, whose translation MGQRQSKDELLYQQANSGNIEGVKALHRDGAGLEWVDKEGKTPLIAACMNPQLFNVAKTLIELGANVSAYHPGPHNGTPLHHAAKRGLEPTVKLLLSHGANALQMNDYGQTPLDLARAKGHASVVRAIEGHVCLFSGFLRELYGPGFLEHLAPQLLSRKIWVVILPIGSRKLYKPFKLELVIYSGVQEGQPRTIIPLWKANLEEPNFNQPDPVAVLSNISRIRKHWRRKRSIKACQMPIYSRFKLAPLHDSEKQHLQRFCNACKGIPQVRHPFVPFNNQVPSAPTVSIPTFEDEELARAINASLESSPHKIPPNMDMYVGSVTHPSTSPANVVNSSNHAKSYASEASASHTAYRNKFGVQEADPSGNPATPKISYPVTSPTAPVAHPAATDDGPIWYPSNDMSPVHASSPSEASTSPSSQENGEDASHPSCTICLDAPVEGACIPCGHMAGCMMCLNEIKGKNWGCPVCRTNIEQVVRIYAV comes from the exons ATGGGGCAGAGGCAATCAAAAGATGAATTACTATACCAGCAAGCAAATTCTGGAAATATTGAAGGCGTCAAAGCGCTCCACAGAGATGGTGCCGGTCTTGAG TGGGTTGATAAAGAGGGGAAGACTCCACTCATTGCAGCTTGTATGAATCCACAGCTTTTTAATGTAGCCAAAACATTAATTGAATTGGGTGCTAATGTCAGTGCCTACCATCCAG GTCCACATAATGGAACACCCCTGCATCATGCTGCAAAAAGAGGCCTCGAGCCGACTGTGAAGTTACTTCTTTCACATGGAG CTAATGCACTGCAAATGAATGATTATGGCCAAACCCCTCTTGATCTTGCTAGAGCCAAGGGGCATGCTAGTGTTGTCAGAGCAATAGAG GGGCATGTGTGCTTATTCTCTGGTTTTCTGCGGGAACTTTATGGACCTGGCTTTCTGGAACATCTGGCTCCACAGTTGCTTTCAAGAAAAAT ATGGGTGGTTATTTTGCCTATTGGTTCCCGCAAACTGTACAAACCTTTCAAGTTGGAGCTCGTGATATACTCTGGTGTACAG GAAGGCCAACCACGTACAATTATTCCACTCTGGAAGGCCAATTTAGAGGAACCTAATTTTAACCAGCCTGATCCTGTGGCTGTATTATCTAATATTTCAAGAA TCCGGAAACACTGGAGGAGAAAGCGATCTATTAAGGCCTGCCAAATGCCGATAT ATTCTCGTTTCAAACTTGCACCTTTACATGATAGTGAGAAACAGCACCTGCAGCGCTTTTGTAATGCTTGCAAAGGAATTCCTCag GTGAGGCATCCATTTGTTCCTTTCAACAACCAAGTCCCTTCTGCTCCTACTGTTTCGATACCAACTTTTGAAGACGAAGAATTAGCTAGGGCAATAAATGCCTCCCTTGAGTCTTCCCCACATAAAATCCCACCAAACATGGATATGTATGTTGGATCTGTTACACACCCGTCCACAAGTCCAGCCAACGTTGTAAACAGTTCCAATCACGCAAAGAGTTATGCTAGTGAGGCTTCTGCTAGCCACACGGCATATAGAAACAAATTTGGAGTTCAAGAAGCTGATCCATCTGGCAATCCTGCAACTCCGAAAATTTCTTATCCTGTCACTAGTCCAACAGCTCCCGTCGCACATCCAGCAGCTACAGATGATGGTCCAATATGGTATCCTTCAAATGACATGAGCCCCGTCCACGCATCTTCTCCCTCTGAGGCATCCACGTCCCCAAGCAGTCAAGAAAATGGCGAAGATGCTTCACATCCATCTTGTACAATATGCCTGGATGCTCCAGTAGAGGGAGCTTGCATTCCATGTGGACACATGGCAGGATGCATGATGTGTTTGAATGAGATTAAGGGCAAGAACTGGGGTTGCCCTGTTTGTCGCACCAATATTGAGCAGGTCGTACGGATTTACGCTGTCTAG
- the LOC121775578 gene encoding PH, RCC1 and FYVE domains-containing protein 1-like isoform X2 — translation MQRTSCADGFRVSVSSNPSCSSLTSGPDDIESLGDVFLWGEIWSDGGDTDGTGKPVPVKVDVLTPKPLETNIVLDVHQIACGVRHIALVTRQGEVFTWGEESGGRLGHGIEKDFSRPRLIEFLAVTNIDYIACGEFHTGAISSSGDLYTWGDGTHNAGLLGHGNDVSHWIPKRVSGLLEGLQVLSVACGTWHSALATSSGKLFTFGDGMFGALGHGDRKNVPFPKEVNSLSGLKTIAVSCGVWHTAAIIEVGNQSGANVLSRKLFTWGDGDKYRLGHGNKDTYLSPTCVSSLIDYNIQQLACGHNMTIALTTSGHVFSMGNNAYGQLGNPQSDGKAPCLVQDRLVGEFVEQISCGADHAVVFTTRGDVFTWGRGANGRLGHGDTEDRNVPTLVEALKDKHVRNISCGSNYTMSICVHKWVSGVDQSTCTACRQAFGFTRKRRSCYNCGMVHCHNCISKKAMRAALAPTPGKPHRVCDSCYMKLKKAAVIGTPSTVTKASATRRSGYSNSRINREKKRSRVLLPSAMEPVRYLEIKSAGGGLKADSYSVVRASQVPSLVQLRDVAFPSSFSALQYALKPVNISSSQPQPQYQSISRPASPYSRRASPPPSSTPVYSRGVIDSLKMSNEILSQEIAKLQNQAKNLRQNGEIKEKEIHKLMKSADDATLLAADRSFKCIRATQATNTITAEMKEIRNKLPPEISEGGFFQNLHAEIESLLETIHMLVSEDNSTFPAYQNHYENNTALHGLSNYREDMSQTNELAVSSATTATRQPSSENAQMEGQREVTEQFEPGVYVTLIQLANGTKIYKGVRFSKRRFAEQQAEGWWKENKDRLLKKYCPNKRSRPSSEALPTPTDQDNPEAQETN, via the exons ATGCAAAGGACAAGTTGTGCAGATGGTTTCCGGGTAAGTGTCTCGAGTAATCCTAGTTGTTCAAGTCTGACTTCTGGGCCAGATGACATAGAGTCACTTGGTGATGTTTTTCTCTGGGGAGAGATCTGGTCGGACGGAGGGGACACAGATGGAACCGGAAAACCTGTTCCAGTAAAGGTTGATGTGCTGACTCCGAAACCATTAGAAACAAATATAGTACTTGACGTGCACCAAATTGCTTGTGGTGTTCGTCATATCGCTCTAGTTACAAGACAAGGTGAGGTTTTCACTTGGGGTGAAGAATCCGGGGGTAGGCTGGGTCATGGTATCGAGAAGGACTTCAGTCGTCCTCGCCTAATAGAATTTTTGGCTGTTACAAATATTGATTACATTGCTTGTGGAGAGTTTCATACAGGCGCGATCTCTTCATCCGGTGATTTATACACCTGGGGCGATGGCACCCACAACGCGGGGCTTCTTGGTCATGGAAATGATGTTAGCCACTGGATTCCGAAAAGAGTTTCAGGACTCTTAGAAGGCCTTCAAGTTCTGTCAGTTGCGTGTGGTACCTGGCATTCAGCACTGGCCACTTCTTCAGGGAAATTGTTTACATTTGGGGATGGAATGTTCGGAGCTTTAGGTCATGGTGATCGGAAAAATGTTCCTTTCCCAAAAGAGGTTAACTCATTGAGTGGACTTAAAACAATTGCTGTTTCCTGTGGTGTATGGCACACTGCTGCTATAATAGAAGTTGGTAATCAGTCTGGAGCAAATGTTTTGTCTAGGAAGTTATTCACCTGGGGCGATGGCGATAAATATCGATTAGGTCACGGAAACAAGGACACCTATCTTTCCCCAACCTGTGTATCTTCCCTCATTGATTATAACATCCAGCAGCTAGCATGTGGCCATAACATGACCATTGCCCTCACAACATCAGGTCATGTCTTCAGTATGGGAAATAATGCATATGGTCAGTTGGGTAATCCTCAATCTGATGGAAAGGCTCCTTGTTtagtacaagacagattggtaGGAGAGTTTGTCGAACAGATCTCGTGTGGAGCAGATCATGCTGTAGTCTTCACTACAAGAGGTGACGTATTTACTTGGGGACGAGGAGCCAATGGAAGACTAGGACATGGAGACACTGAAGATCGAAATGTTCCCACATTGGTCGAAGCACTTAAAGACAAGCATGTGAGAAACATCTCATGTGGATCGAATTACACGATGAGTATATGCGTCCATAAGTGGGTGTCTGGAGTAGATCAGTCAACATGCACAGCTTGCAGGCAGGCTTTCGGTTTCACTAGAAAACGACGTAGCTGTTATAACTGCGGAATGGTGCATTGCCATAACTGCATTTCGAAGAAGGCGATGAGAGCAGCTCTTGCCCCTACACCGGGGAAACCTCACCGAGTGTGTGACTCTTGCTACATGAAACTTAAAAAGGCAGCAGTGATTGGCACTCCATCAACTGTTACTAAAGCATCTGCTACTCGTCGTTCTGGATACTCAAATTCTCGAATAAACCGAGAGAAAAAAAGATCACGAGTTCTGCTCCCCTCAGCTATGGAGCCTGTTAGGTACCTTGAGATCAAGTCTGCAGGTGGTGGATTGAAGGCCGATAGCTATTCCGTTGTTCGTGCATCGCAAGTTCCATCCCTCGTGCAGCTGAGGGATGTTGCTTTCCCAAGTTCATTCAGTGCTCTTCAATATGCTCTAAAGCCTGTTAACATATCATCATCACAGCCTCAGCCACAATATCAGTCCATTTCGAGGCCTGCTTCGCCATACTCGAGAAGAGCCAGCCCTCCACCTTCTTCTACTCCAGTATACTCTAGGGGTGTTATTGATTCTTTAAAGATGTCAAATGAAATATTATCACAAGAGATAGCCAAATTGCAGAACCAA GCTAAGAATTTAAGACAAAACGgtgaaattaaagaaaaagaaatccaCAAGTTAATGAAATCTGCAGACGATGCTACTCTATTGGCTGCAGATAGATCTTTTAAATGTATCAGAGCAACGCAAGCCACCAACACCATCACAGCTGAG ATGAAGGAGATTAGAAATAAGTTACCCCCGGAGATATCTGAGGGTGGTTTTTTCCAAAACTTGCACGCTGAAATCGAGTCTCTTCTCGAGACAATACATATGCTAGTATCTGAAGACAATTCTACTTTTCCAGCATATCAAAATCATTATGAGAACAACACAGCATTGCACGGTTTATCAAATTACAGGGAAGACATGTCACAGACCAATGAATTAGCTGTTTCTTCTGCTACTACGGCTACACGTCAACCCAGCTCAGAAAATGCTCAAATGGAGGGACAAAGGGAAGTTACCGAACAATTTGAACCAGGTGTCTACGTAACACTGATCCAACTTGCAAATGGGACTAAGATCTACAAGGGGGTTAGATTCAG CAAGCGAAGATTCGCGGAGCAGCAGGCAGAAGGATGGTGGAAAGAAAACAAGGATAGACTACTTAAGAAATACTGTCCTAATAAACGAAGTAGGCCATCGTCGGAGGCACTTCCAACTCCAACCGATCAAGATAACCCGGAAGCACAAGAAACAAACTAG
- the LOC121775578 gene encoding PH, RCC1 and FYVE domains-containing protein 1-like isoform X1, with amino-acid sequence MADPPSFDIDQALILLKKGTQLIKYSRKGKPKFCAFRLSPDEATLIWYSHGSERQLKLSSVSRIIQGQRTPVFKRFLRPEKEYLSFSLIHSNGERSLDLICKDKVEAEIWISGLKSLISTGQSRSRRTNSNANDLHEFGALDCSPSASRRVSTDSRDSSVSSSSSHVGFEFANMQRTSCADGFRVSVSSNPSCSSLTSGPDDIESLGDVFLWGEIWSDGGDTDGTGKPVPVKVDVLTPKPLETNIVLDVHQIACGVRHIALVTRQGEVFTWGEESGGRLGHGIEKDFSRPRLIEFLAVTNIDYIACGEFHTGAISSSGDLYTWGDGTHNAGLLGHGNDVSHWIPKRVSGLLEGLQVLSVACGTWHSALATSSGKLFTFGDGMFGALGHGDRKNVPFPKEVNSLSGLKTIAVSCGVWHTAAIIEVGNQSGANVLSRKLFTWGDGDKYRLGHGNKDTYLSPTCVSSLIDYNIQQLACGHNMTIALTTSGHVFSMGNNAYGQLGNPQSDGKAPCLVQDRLVGEFVEQISCGADHAVVFTTRGDVFTWGRGANGRLGHGDTEDRNVPTLVEALKDKHVRNISCGSNYTMSICVHKWVSGVDQSTCTACRQAFGFTRKRRSCYNCGMVHCHNCISKKAMRAALAPTPGKPHRVCDSCYMKLKKAAVIGTPSTVTKASATRRSGYSNSRINREKKRSRVLLPSAMEPVRYLEIKSAGGGLKADSYSVVRASQVPSLVQLRDVAFPSSFSALQYALKPVNISSSQPQPQYQSISRPASPYSRRASPPPSSTPVYSRGVIDSLKMSNEILSQEIAKLQNQAKNLRQNGEIKEKEIHKLMKSADDATLLAADRSFKCIRATQATNTITAEMKEIRNKLPPEISEGGFFQNLHAEIESLLETIHMLVSEDNSTFPAYQNHYENNTALHGLSNYREDMSQTNELAVSSATTATRQPSSENAQMEGQREVTEQFEPGVYVTLIQLANGTKIYKGVRFSKRRFAEQQAEGWWKENKDRLLKKYCPNKRSRPSSEALPTPTDQDNPEAQETN; translated from the exons ATGGCAGATCCACCTAGCTTCGACATTGATCAG GCACTCATTTTGTTGAAGAAAGGAACACAATTAATCAAGTATAGCAGAAAAGGGAAGCCTAAATTTTGTGCATTCAGACTTTCTCCA GATGAAGCAACATTAATATGGTACTCACATGGATCAGAAAGGCAGCTAAAACTATCTTCTGTTTCAAGGATTATTCAAGGACAGAGAACT CCTGTTTTCAAAAGATTTTTGCGTCCGGAGAAGGAGTACTTGTCGTTTTCATTGATACATAGTAACGGCGAGAGATCTCTCGATTTG ATTTGCAAGGACAAAGTTGAGGCTGAAATCTGGATTTCTGGTCTGAAATCTTTAATATCAACTGGCCAATCGCGCAGTAGGCGTACTAACAGCAATGCTAATGAT TTGCATGAATTCGGAGCACTAGACTGCTCACCGAGTGCTTCTCGCAGAGTGTCCACCGATTCTCGTGATAGTAGCGTCAGTTCTTCAAGCTCACATGTGGGTTTTGAATTTGCTAATATGCAAAGGACAAGTTGTGCAGATGGTTTCCGGGTAAGTGTCTCGAGTAATCCTAGTTGTTCAAGTCTGACTTCTGGGCCAGATGACATAGAGTCACTTGGTGATGTTTTTCTCTGGGGAGAGATCTGGTCGGACGGAGGGGACACAGATGGAACCGGAAAACCTGTTCCAGTAAAGGTTGATGTGCTGACTCCGAAACCATTAGAAACAAATATAGTACTTGACGTGCACCAAATTGCTTGTGGTGTTCGTCATATCGCTCTAGTTACAAGACAAGGTGAGGTTTTCACTTGGGGTGAAGAATCCGGGGGTAGGCTGGGTCATGGTATCGAGAAGGACTTCAGTCGTCCTCGCCTAATAGAATTTTTGGCTGTTACAAATATTGATTACATTGCTTGTGGAGAGTTTCATACAGGCGCGATCTCTTCATCCGGTGATTTATACACCTGGGGCGATGGCACCCACAACGCGGGGCTTCTTGGTCATGGAAATGATGTTAGCCACTGGATTCCGAAAAGAGTTTCAGGACTCTTAGAAGGCCTTCAAGTTCTGTCAGTTGCGTGTGGTACCTGGCATTCAGCACTGGCCACTTCTTCAGGGAAATTGTTTACATTTGGGGATGGAATGTTCGGAGCTTTAGGTCATGGTGATCGGAAAAATGTTCCTTTCCCAAAAGAGGTTAACTCATTGAGTGGACTTAAAACAATTGCTGTTTCCTGTGGTGTATGGCACACTGCTGCTATAATAGAAGTTGGTAATCAGTCTGGAGCAAATGTTTTGTCTAGGAAGTTATTCACCTGGGGCGATGGCGATAAATATCGATTAGGTCACGGAAACAAGGACACCTATCTTTCCCCAACCTGTGTATCTTCCCTCATTGATTATAACATCCAGCAGCTAGCATGTGGCCATAACATGACCATTGCCCTCACAACATCAGGTCATGTCTTCAGTATGGGAAATAATGCATATGGTCAGTTGGGTAATCCTCAATCTGATGGAAAGGCTCCTTGTTtagtacaagacagattggtaGGAGAGTTTGTCGAACAGATCTCGTGTGGAGCAGATCATGCTGTAGTCTTCACTACAAGAGGTGACGTATTTACTTGGGGACGAGGAGCCAATGGAAGACTAGGACATGGAGACACTGAAGATCGAAATGTTCCCACATTGGTCGAAGCACTTAAAGACAAGCATGTGAGAAACATCTCATGTGGATCGAATTACACGATGAGTATATGCGTCCATAAGTGGGTGTCTGGAGTAGATCAGTCAACATGCACAGCTTGCAGGCAGGCTTTCGGTTTCACTAGAAAACGACGTAGCTGTTATAACTGCGGAATGGTGCATTGCCATAACTGCATTTCGAAGAAGGCGATGAGAGCAGCTCTTGCCCCTACACCGGGGAAACCTCACCGAGTGTGTGACTCTTGCTACATGAAACTTAAAAAGGCAGCAGTGATTGGCACTCCATCAACTGTTACTAAAGCATCTGCTACTCGTCGTTCTGGATACTCAAATTCTCGAATAAACCGAGAGAAAAAAAGATCACGAGTTCTGCTCCCCTCAGCTATGGAGCCTGTTAGGTACCTTGAGATCAAGTCTGCAGGTGGTGGATTGAAGGCCGATAGCTATTCCGTTGTTCGTGCATCGCAAGTTCCATCCCTCGTGCAGCTGAGGGATGTTGCTTTCCCAAGTTCATTCAGTGCTCTTCAATATGCTCTAAAGCCTGTTAACATATCATCATCACAGCCTCAGCCACAATATCAGTCCATTTCGAGGCCTGCTTCGCCATACTCGAGAAGAGCCAGCCCTCCACCTTCTTCTACTCCAGTATACTCTAGGGGTGTTATTGATTCTTTAAAGATGTCAAATGAAATATTATCACAAGAGATAGCCAAATTGCAGAACCAA GCTAAGAATTTAAGACAAAACGgtgaaattaaagaaaaagaaatccaCAAGTTAATGAAATCTGCAGACGATGCTACTCTATTGGCTGCAGATAGATCTTTTAAATGTATCAGAGCAACGCAAGCCACCAACACCATCACAGCTGAG ATGAAGGAGATTAGAAATAAGTTACCCCCGGAGATATCTGAGGGTGGTTTTTTCCAAAACTTGCACGCTGAAATCGAGTCTCTTCTCGAGACAATACATATGCTAGTATCTGAAGACAATTCTACTTTTCCAGCATATCAAAATCATTATGAGAACAACACAGCATTGCACGGTTTATCAAATTACAGGGAAGACATGTCACAGACCAATGAATTAGCTGTTTCTTCTGCTACTACGGCTACACGTCAACCCAGCTCAGAAAATGCTCAAATGGAGGGACAAAGGGAAGTTACCGAACAATTTGAACCAGGTGTCTACGTAACACTGATCCAACTTGCAAATGGGACTAAGATCTACAAGGGGGTTAGATTCAG CAAGCGAAGATTCGCGGAGCAGCAGGCAGAAGGATGGTGGAAAGAAAACAAGGATAGACTACTTAAGAAATACTGTCCTAATAAACGAAGTAGGCCATCGTCGGAGGCACTTCCAACTCCAACCGATCAAGATAACCCGGAAGCACAAGAAACAAACTAG